The Deltaproteobacteria bacterium genome has a segment encoding these proteins:
- a CDS encoding Gfo/Idh/MocA family oxidoreductase, with protein sequence MSSELKTIGIVGAGAVVEQLHLPALQTLPNVQVSWVLDIDPGRAQRVARMFKVSKVLDDLSQAPPTFAVLAATPVGYRRRIIETLLERGSHVLSEKPFAATLQDHDQLVSAAQRAHLQIGVGLMRRCYRPTIMARALVQSGVLGAVQEVYAGEGGKMRGTGRASNWYQTNREASGGGILIETGSHLLDQVISICGASDAEVDEFKHVSVEDLDFHVDLKVNARTPTGRVPMRFSLSRIREIANGIWIRFERGAVQLETSPDASVVLLDSDRHRIGTVNNDVGATKPFQAFRDEWAAFLEQCTTGRQGSMSAQSARLSTQIVDECYARRHDASTVESP encoded by the coding sequence ATGAGCTCGGAACTGAAAACAATAGGAATCGTGGGGGCCGGGGCGGTGGTGGAGCAATTGCATCTTCCTGCCCTGCAAACCCTCCCAAATGTGCAGGTCTCCTGGGTGCTCGACATCGATCCCGGGCGGGCGCAGCGCGTCGCGAGGATGTTCAAGGTCTCCAAGGTCCTCGACGACCTCTCCCAAGCTCCTCCGACGTTTGCGGTCCTGGCTGCCACTCCCGTTGGATACCGCCGCCGAATCATCGAGACGCTCCTCGAGCGAGGCTCGCACGTTCTTTCTGAGAAGCCATTCGCCGCGACTCTTCAAGATCACGACCAACTCGTGAGCGCCGCCCAGCGGGCTCACCTCCAGATTGGTGTGGGTTTGATGCGGCGCTGCTATCGCCCGACCATCATGGCGCGTGCGCTCGTTCAAAGTGGAGTACTTGGAGCCGTCCAAGAGGTCTATGCAGGAGAAGGCGGGAAGATGCGAGGCACCGGCAGAGCATCCAACTGGTATCAAACGAACCGGGAGGCCTCAGGTGGAGGAATTCTCATCGAGACAGGCTCTCACCTCCTCGACCAGGTAATCTCGATCTGCGGCGCATCCGACGCTGAGGTTGATGAGTTTAAGCATGTGAGCGTCGAGGACCTCGACTTCCACGTGGATCTGAAAGTCAACGCGAGGACGCCAACGGGAAGAGTCCCGATGCGATTTTCTCTTTCACGAATCCGAGAGATTGCGAATGGGATCTGGATCCGCTTCGAACGGGGAGCGGTACAGCTCGAGACCTCGCCGGACGCGAGTGTGGTCCTCTTGGACAGTGATCGCCATCGCATCGGGACAGTCAACAACGACGTCGGCGCAACGAAGCCATTCCAGGCCTTTCGTGACGAATGGGCTGCGTTCCTCGAGCAATGCACGACCGGTCGCCAAGGTTCGATGTCGGCGCAAAGCGCCCGCCTGAGCACTCAGATCGTCGATGAGTGCTACGCACGGCGACACGACGCGTCCACGGTGGAGTCACCATGA
- a CDS encoding NAD(P)-dependent oxidoreductase: MKRIAVFGATGQVGRAIISRWARSRNTQIVAIVRNEFGALGLKGLPNTEIRTGDPANADSVAELLEGCDAVLNSALATGLPNQSRALNRAMVENSAEVARRAGRLRAFVQLSSVAVYGFPVAERKGDFTRPQPATGYGRDKLYIEEIVRRSFTSDSCPGHVVRVGHVLGPYQGHSRGIIAQLFDPSFQLPFDGSKPSNAIHVDHLAFALRALIDQRGSSNCFNAVGDGNPTWHQVFEDHARTVGTKMPRSMSPEESSQRRAAELAKLRSSRMVQAARDTLRPAVSAFVSAFASSPAIRDLGHEVLVRAPRSAESAIKRAYTSWSARDQTSAVSSSPQTDVPPWYYWDGVPGPNLLERFNVQQELTAAEIESDLKAWASAMANPL; encoded by the coding sequence ATGAAGCGAATCGCTGTCTTCGGGGCAACCGGTCAGGTTGGTCGAGCCATCATCTCAAGATGGGCCCGTTCACGAAACACGCAGATTGTCGCAATCGTGCGGAATGAATTCGGGGCGCTGGGTCTCAAGGGACTCCCCAATACCGAGATCCGCACGGGTGATCCGGCCAACGCGGATTCGGTTGCCGAGCTTCTCGAGGGCTGTGACGCCGTTCTCAACTCCGCGCTCGCCACAGGGCTCCCAAATCAATCACGTGCACTCAACCGGGCAATGGTGGAGAACTCTGCCGAGGTCGCGCGCCGGGCAGGTCGGCTCAGAGCGTTCGTCCAACTCAGCTCTGTTGCGGTCTACGGCTTTCCAGTCGCAGAACGGAAAGGTGATTTCACGAGGCCTCAACCTGCAACCGGCTACGGGAGGGATAAACTCTACATTGAGGAGATTGTCCGCCGCTCCTTCACTTCAGACAGCTGCCCAGGTCATGTCGTTCGCGTCGGCCATGTCCTGGGGCCTTATCAGGGCCACTCTCGAGGCATCATCGCGCAGCTCTTTGATCCTTCTTTTCAACTACCGTTCGACGGAAGCAAGCCCTCGAATGCAATCCACGTGGACCACCTCGCGTTCGCGCTGCGCGCGCTGATCGATCAGCGAGGCTCCTCCAACTGCTTCAACGCGGTCGGGGACGGAAATCCGACGTGGCACCAGGTCTTCGAGGACCACGCACGCACCGTTGGCACGAAAATGCCCCGCTCCATGTCCCCCGAGGAGTCTTCACAAAGGCGTGCAGCAGAGCTCGCAAAGCTTCGTTCTTCGCGAATGGTTCAAGCAGCCCGGGACACGCTTCGTCCAGCGGTCTCGGCGTTTGTGAGCGCGTTCGCATCTTCACCGGCAATTCGCGACCTGGGCCACGAGGTGCTCGTTCGGGCCCCACGCTCGGCCGAGAGCGCCATCAAGCGCGCGTATACCTCGTGGTCTGCACGCGATCAGACCTCAGCGGTCTCTTCGTCACCTCAGACCGACGTTCCTCCCTGGTACTACTGGGATGGCGTGCCCGGACCCAATCTCCTCGAACGCTTCAACGTTCAGCAAGAGCTGACCGCTGCTGAAATCGAGAGTGATTTGAAAGCTTGGGCGAGCGCAATGGCCAATCCGCTCTGA